In one Pseudomonas sp. Bout1 genomic region, the following are encoded:
- a CDS encoding transporter substrate-binding domain-containing protein, translated as MEPAQLRVRTPVLAPKVAFDPDTRAWLDTKPTVRVAFWGSAQPPLSEGYEPDVFEGVAADVLGLLQQTMDVHVEMQRYGSRDEASQALAGGDVDMLGLNDVTLTTTGGVPSSPYLLNRQVIVRRANESQTADADISRGRLTYFGINTLKESQLRQQYPGSTLVPFTNHLNAMAALAYGQIDAVRTNAITAEYLISRFYRNELVIAGNAVAPNIADINFSVSVHAPQLLSAINQTLAAIPVAGMLRITSRWGLSNNFVIAHTSLNLSPQQKAWISAHPTAKVMVAGSYAPLTFFDERDRLQGLTADLLRLITRRTGLEFELVRSKGIGDMVERLEHHQADLIAAVSIGDFRLSRDQYTRPYLISPFVVVTRRSQADIRSLDELNGLKLAMPMGNPMSTWVEEKYPGITLVPVESATRGLEMLMAGEVDGSVQTQFGANYFINYHFQQDLHIAAVFGPVPAAVAMAVDQDQTVLKDIINQTLLEISPEELQEITVRWSSYVVPAVASPWSTYKDTVYMVIAGAALFALVFLIWNYFLRVQINQRKKAEQALGDQLEFTRTLIDGAPVALYVRDEEGRLVQCNRAYLDFLQTSADEVVGKTLLESDHVSPHLITRYHQFYLDILKEGQPTFGDLEVQVKGESFQLYHWVLPFHNSAGRYVGLIGGWLDITERAHLTEQLRLATETAVEASRSKSVFLASMSHEIRTPISALIGLIEMLRLRGGTPAQREENLEVAHQSAQSLLSLIGDILDLSKIEAGAMKPSPRPTHLVELMQSLHTLFATNARKKQLDYTLSTQVTHHGVMIDALMLNQIVSNLLSNAIKFTGQGSVQLLLRELPDARNAGYGRFAIQVSDTGAGLTTMQQHEIFEPFVQADPGEHRARGTGLGLSICVSLARLLEAQLSVDSQPGLGSRFTLVFEAPLAEIAEDQALQTAQMPSGHRLKILVVEDHAPNRLLLCQQLEYLGHDAVPCDDGESALALWEQASPLFDLTITDCGLPGMDGYELTRRMRDWEQGMAQRAHPIFGLTANAQSEVVERCLAAGMNRCLFKPIGIEALAPLIGDVAQQSERRALAAASNKGGELEKIRLLSPESYGPLVEEILKTHRQDALELTRLLALGDVAGLGKLAHKIRGGAYLTGDAELSAACGALESAAQAGSLPTCYPAAETLQARLQALEERLLS; from the coding sequence ATGGAGCCTGCACAGCTGCGGGTTCGCACGCCGGTGTTGGCGCCCAAAGTGGCGTTTGATCCTGACACACGCGCCTGGCTCGACACCAAACCCACGGTCCGGGTGGCCTTTTGGGGGTCGGCGCAGCCGCCACTGTCTGAGGGCTATGAGCCTGATGTATTCGAGGGGGTGGCTGCTGATGTATTGGGGTTGTTGCAGCAGACCATGGACGTGCATGTCGAGATGCAACGATACGGCAGCCGGGACGAGGCATCACAAGCCCTGGCGGGGGGCGACGTGGACATGCTGGGGCTCAATGACGTTACGTTGACAACTACTGGAGGGGTCCCCAGTTCACCTTATCTGTTGAATCGACAGGTTATCGTCCGCCGCGCCAACGAGTCTCAAACCGCTGACGCTGATATTTCCAGGGGACGTTTGACCTACTTTGGCATTAATACTCTGAAGGAGTCGCAATTACGCCAGCAGTATCCTGGCAGTACTCTGGTGCCGTTCACCAACCATTTGAACGCTATGGCTGCTCTGGCGTACGGCCAAATCGATGCCGTGCGTACAAATGCGATTACTGCCGAGTACTTGATCTCGCGCTTCTACCGTAATGAGTTGGTGATTGCTGGCAATGCTGTGGCTCCGAACATCGCCGACATCAATTTTTCGGTCAGTGTGCATGCACCTCAACTACTGAGCGCAATCAACCAGACGCTGGCGGCCATTCCGGTGGCGGGCATGTTGCGGATTACTTCGCGCTGGGGGTTAAGCAACAACTTCGTTATCGCTCATACGTCCCTGAACCTCAGCCCTCAGCAAAAAGCTTGGATCAGCGCTCACCCCACCGCCAAGGTAATGGTGGCGGGATCCTACGCGCCGCTCACGTTTTTTGATGAGCGAGATCGCCTGCAAGGTCTCACCGCTGACTTGCTGAGGCTGATTACCCGCCGTACCGGGCTTGAGTTCGAACTGGTGCGTAGTAAGGGGATCGGCGATATGGTCGAACGGCTGGAACACCATCAGGCTGATTTGATTGCAGCCGTGAGCATTGGTGATTTCCGCCTTTCCCGCGATCAGTACACGCGGCCCTATCTGATCAGCCCGTTCGTAGTCGTCACCCGGCGATCGCAGGCTGACATCCGCAGCCTTGACGAACTCAATGGGTTGAAGTTGGCAATGCCTATGGGCAACCCCATGTCGACGTGGGTTGAAGAAAAGTACCCAGGGATCACTCTGGTGCCGGTGGAAAGCGCAACTCGTGGCCTGGAGATGTTGATGGCCGGTGAGGTCGATGGCAGTGTCCAGACTCAATTTGGCGCCAACTATTTCATTAACTATCACTTCCAGCAGGACTTACACATTGCCGCAGTATTCGGACCTGTTCCTGCCGCAGTTGCGATGGCGGTAGATCAGGATCAGACGGTACTTAAAGACATTATCAATCAAACGCTTCTGGAAATTTCCCCGGAGGAGCTCCAAGAAATAACAGTGCGCTGGAGTAGTTACGTGGTGCCAGCTGTCGCCAGTCCTTGGAGCACCTACAAAGACACGGTGTATATGGTCATCGCCGGCGCCGCGCTGTTTGCGCTGGTGTTTTTGATCTGGAACTACTTTTTGCGCGTGCAGATCAACCAGCGCAAAAAGGCCGAGCAGGCCCTTGGCGACCAGCTGGAATTTACCCGCACCTTGATCGACGGTGCGCCGGTTGCGCTGTACGTGCGGGACGAAGAAGGGCGGCTGGTGCAATGTAACCGGGCTTACCTGGACTTCTTGCAAACCAGCGCAGACGAAGTGGTCGGCAAGACCTTGCTGGAAAGTGATCACGTCAGCCCGCACCTGATTACGCGGTATCACCAGTTTTACCTGGACATTCTCAAAGAGGGCCAGCCGACCTTTGGCGACTTGGAGGTGCAGGTCAAAGGTGAGTCTTTTCAGCTGTACCACTGGGTACTGCCATTCCATAACAGCGCCGGGCGTTATGTCGGCTTGATCGGCGGCTGGCTGGACATTACCGAGCGGGCGCACCTGACCGAGCAACTGCGCCTGGCGACCGAAACGGCGGTGGAGGCCAGCCGTTCCAAGTCGGTGTTCCTGGCGAGCATGAGCCATGAGATCCGCACGCCCATCAGCGCTTTGATTGGCCTGATTGAAATGCTGCGTTTACGCGGTGGTACACCCGCGCAGAGGGAAGAAAACCTGGAGGTTGCGCACCAATCGGCACAGTCATTGTTGTCGCTGATCGGCGACATTCTGGATTTGTCGAAGATCGAGGCCGGGGCGATGAAACCGTCGCCAAGGCCGACTCACCTGGTTGAGTTGATGCAGTCGCTGCACACGCTATTTGCCACCAACGCCCGCAAAAAACAGCTGGATTACACGCTGTCGACTCAGGTCACTCACCACGGCGTGATGATTGATGCGCTGATGCTCAACCAGATCGTTTCGAACCTGCTGAGCAACGCGATCAAGTTCACCGGGCAGGGCAGTGTCCAGCTGTTATTGCGTGAGTTGCCGGATGCGCGCAACGCAGGGTATGGCCGTTTTGCAATTCAGGTCAGTGACACCGGCGCGGGGCTGACGACTATGCAGCAGCATGAGATTTTCGAGCCGTTCGTGCAGGCCGACCCGGGCGAACACCGTGCCAGGGGCACTGGCCTGGGGCTGAGTATTTGCGTCAGCCTGGCGCGTTTGCTTGAGGCGCAATTGAGCGTCGACAGCCAGCCAGGGCTAGGCTCGCGCTTTACCTTGGTGTTTGAAGCGCCACTCGCCGAAATCGCTGAAGACCAAGCGCTGCAAACGGCTCAGATGCCTTCCGGCCACCGCTTGAAAATCCTTGTGGTGGAAGACCATGCACCGAACCGCCTGCTGCTCTGCCAACAACTGGAATACCTGGGCCACGACGCCGTGCCTTGCGATGACGGCGAATCGGCACTGGCCCTCTGGGAGCAGGCGAGCCCGCTGTTCGACCTGACCATTACCGACTGCGGCCTGCCGGGCATGGACGGCTACGAGCTGACCCGGCGCATGCGCGACTGGGAACAGGGCATGGCACAGCGCGCCCACCCGATTTTTGGCCTGACCGCCAACGCACAGTCCGAAGTGGTGGAGCGCTGCCTCGCGGCCGGCATGAACCGCTGCCTGTTCAAACCCATCGGTATTGAAGCGCTGGCACCCTTGATTGGCGACGTGGCGCAACAAAGTGAGCGCCGCGCACTGGCGGCTGCCAGCAATAAGGGTGGCGAATTGGAGAAAATCCGCCTGCTCAGTCCTGAGTCCTATGGGCCGCTGGTGGAGGAGATCCTCAAGACCCATCGCCAGGACGCGCTTGAACTGACCCGATTGTTGGCGCTGGGCGACGTCGCAGGCCTGGGCAAACTGGCCCACAAAATCCGCGGCGGCGCGTACCTGACCGGGGACGCTGAATTGAGCGCGGCCTGCGGCGCGCTTGAAAGTGCAGCGCAGGCAGGTTCGCTGCCAACGTGTTACCCGGCGGCCGAGACCCTCCAGGCCCGCCTCCAGGCACTCGAAGAGCGCCTGTTAAGCTGA
- a CDS encoding TolC family protein, whose protein sequence is MTFKFAGAQSTLAAHLVSLCLLGGLWLSPDQAEGQADLLNFQPVTAETAKPTAPARAVTAPQVHSVSAVAYAALPARMAARAQGAQINTGPSELELRGIFRRAVEAAINRSPQVLRSKAEQQASQSDVDEAKGQRWPQVDVGTQTQAMQFGKGKDNEQGSGGINLAVSTMVYDWGRLDNTIDSRKKLAVAADESLAAEMENTGYEVVTTLIEMGKQQIVVDLSQQFADRMQELVKMLAGIVAVDQGRASELTQAKARMLQAQALRDAAEAKVRDAQITLRKLVGERPIPIPRSKEWNIGLTQLETLLDAAKNHPTIRQATAQAESADLQAEAVRASGLPQLNWVISKNTAEDSIGREQPWQTNLSVTWGAFRGGSTRAAERAALQRADASRQETEQQRLDLEFRIRTADNDARTQLERAELYRELSAESDRIRDAFFQQWHHLGKRTLLDVLTAENDHYGNQVSEISNRFDGYQSIVRQYASAGTLARWLQDGR, encoded by the coding sequence ATGACGTTTAAATTTGCGGGCGCACAGTCGACACTGGCCGCCCACCTGGTCTCGCTGTGCCTGCTTGGCGGTTTGTGGCTCAGCCCGGACCAGGCCGAGGGGCAAGCAGACCTGCTCAACTTTCAGCCCGTGACTGCCGAAACCGCCAAACCCACCGCGCCGGCGCGCGCCGTGACGGCGCCGCAGGTTCACAGCGTATCCGCCGTGGCGTACGCGGCGTTGCCAGCACGCATGGCAGCCCGCGCCCAGGGTGCACAGATCAATACCGGGCCGTCGGAGCTGGAACTGCGCGGCATTTTCCGACGTGCCGTGGAAGCGGCGATCAACCGCAGCCCGCAAGTGCTGCGTTCCAAGGCAGAACAGCAGGCTTCACAGTCGGATGTGGATGAAGCCAAAGGCCAGCGCTGGCCGCAGGTCGACGTCGGCACCCAGACCCAGGCCATGCAGTTCGGCAAGGGCAAGGACAACGAGCAGGGCAGTGGCGGCATCAACCTGGCGGTGTCGACCATGGTTTACGACTGGGGGCGCCTGGATAACACCATCGATAGCCGTAAAAAGCTGGCGGTGGCGGCGGATGAAAGCCTGGCTGCCGAAATGGAAAACACCGGGTATGAAGTGGTTACCACGTTGATTGAGATGGGCAAGCAGCAGATCGTCGTTGACCTCAGCCAGCAGTTTGCCGACCGCATGCAAGAGCTGGTGAAGATGCTCGCCGGCATCGTCGCCGTGGACCAGGGCCGGGCCAGCGAACTGACCCAGGCCAAGGCACGAATGCTGCAGGCCCAGGCCCTGCGTGATGCCGCCGAAGCCAAGGTGCGTGATGCGCAAATCACCCTGCGCAAGCTGGTGGGCGAACGGCCGATTCCGATTCCGCGCAGCAAAGAGTGGAACATCGGCCTGACCCAGCTTGAAACCCTGTTGGACGCTGCCAAGAACCACCCGACGATTCGCCAGGCCACCGCCCAGGCTGAATCGGCTGACTTACAAGCTGAGGCAGTGCGCGCTTCCGGGTTGCCGCAACTCAACTGGGTGATCAGCAAGAACACCGCCGAGGATTCAATCGGCCGCGAACAACCGTGGCAGACCAACCTGAGCGTGACCTGGGGCGCGTTCCGTGGTGGCTCCACCCGCGCCGCCGAACGTGCAGCCTTGCAGCGTGCCGATGCCAGCCGTCAGGAAACTGAGCAGCAACGCCTGGACCTGGAATTTCGCATCCGTACTGCCGACAACGATGCGCGCACCCAACTGGAGCGTGCCGAGCTGTACCGTGAGTTGTCGGCGGAGTCGGACCGTATTCGCGATGCGTTCTTCCAGCAATGGCACCACTTGGGCAAGCGCACCTTGCTTGATGTGCTGACCGCCGAAAACGACCACTACGGCAACCAGGTCAGCGAAATCAGCAACCGCTTCGATGGCTACCAGTCGATTGTTCGCCAATATGCGAGTGCCGGCACGCTGGCGCGCTGGTTACAGGACGGGCGCTGA
- a CDS encoding HlyD family type I secretion periplasmic adaptor subunit: MIRRLFNRRDRAPLLPGDASYMNDVQESLLTQTTPGSRLVLHLIAAVLVGGLVWAYFARVEEITQGEAKVISKSREQVIQSLEGGILAQMNVREGDVVDKGQVLLKIDATRAQASYRETLSKVIGLKASITRLRAEAYQQPLEFDDMVKADKAVMQQEIQAYNARKNALNESVGGLQRSYALSMREIQLAEPLAAKGLMSEVEILRMRRQANEIKSQIVERTNRYQAEANAELAKFELELSQTSENLIGRADVLERTTITAPVRGTVKNVRVNTVGGVIQPGEHILEIVPLEDQLLVEGKIRPADVAFLHPGLAATVKITAYDYSIYGGLKGTVEHISPDTLKDDQKAAAGRADDTYYRVLILTDSSSLEAGGKPLPIIPGMVATVEIRTGEKTILDYLLKPVLKAREAFRER; encoded by the coding sequence ATGATTCGCAGACTGTTTAACCGCCGAGACCGTGCGCCTCTGTTGCCGGGTGACGCGTCTTATATGAATGATGTCCAGGAGTCGCTGCTGACCCAAACCACACCCGGCTCGCGCCTGGTGTTGCACCTGATTGCCGCGGTGCTAGTGGGCGGCCTGGTGTGGGCGTACTTCGCCCGTGTCGAAGAAATTACCCAGGGCGAAGCCAAGGTCATTTCCAAGAGCCGCGAGCAAGTGATCCAGAGCCTGGAAGGCGGGATTCTCGCGCAGATGAATGTGCGCGAAGGCGATGTGGTCGATAAGGGCCAGGTGCTGCTCAAGATCGACGCGACCCGTGCGCAGGCCAGCTACCGCGAAACCTTGTCCAAGGTCATCGGCCTTAAGGCGAGCATCACCCGTTTGCGTGCCGAGGCGTACCAGCAACCGCTGGAGTTCGATGACATGGTGAAAGCCGACAAGGCGGTGATGCAGCAGGAAATCCAGGCCTACAACGCCCGCAAAAATGCCTTGAACGAAAGTGTTGGCGGCCTGCAACGCAGCTATGCCTTGAGCATGCGTGAGATCCAGTTGGCCGAGCCGTTGGCAGCCAAGGGCCTGATGTCCGAGGTGGAGATCTTGCGCATGCGCCGTCAGGCCAATGAAATCAAGTCGCAGATCGTCGAGCGCACTAACCGCTATCAAGCTGAAGCCAACGCCGAGCTGGCGAAGTTTGAGTTGGAGTTGTCGCAAACCAGTGAAAATTTGATTGGCCGTGCCGACGTACTGGAGCGCACCACCATCACCGCCCCAGTCCGTGGCACTGTCAAAAACGTCCGTGTCAACACGGTGGGCGGGGTGATCCAGCCCGGCGAGCACATTCTGGAAATTGTGCCGCTGGAAGACCAGTTGCTGGTGGAAGGCAAGATCCGCCCCGCTGATGTCGCGTTTTTGCACCCGGGCCTGGCGGCCACGGTGAAGATTACTGCCTACGACTACAGCATTTATGGCGGCCTCAAAGGCACCGTCGAACACATCAGCCCGGACACCCTCAAGGATGACCAGAAAGCCGCCGCCGGCCGTGCTGACGACACCTACTACCGCGTGCTGATCCTCACCGACAGCAGCAGCCTTGAGGCGGGTGGAAAACCCCTGCCAATCATTCCCGGGATGGTGGCCACGGTCGAAATCCGCACCGGCGAAAAAACCATTCTCGATTACCTGCTAAAACCCGTGCTCAAGGCCCGGGAAGCTTTCCGGGAGCGCTAA
- a CDS encoding type I secretion system permease/ATPase, whose protein sequence is MSTDSISVESGNDSAAMPAPQLQIEDTLLQSVSWLCDHFGVGRSPQALTAGLPKVGLLSPSLALASMTNAGLSAGLVERQVRALPEQLFPIILLRQGRGGCVLVGRRLDPNSEDKRACLYQVILPEISTEPVEIPQAEMDELYAGFAILAKRTAKVDTRAGEETERPAGHWLLSTLWRYRRYYRSAAIGAVLINVLALASIFFTMNVYDRVVPNQAFVTLWSLAIGVVVAMVFEAIARYVRAHLLDLAGKKADLVLGTMLFRQALSIQMEHKPASSGSFANQLREFESVRDFATSATLAAISDLPFVLMFVAVIFFVGGPLGWVPMLLIPLIVLISVGIQWPLARTMKENLRESSLKQGVLIESIEGLETLKAVGGEAYMQRRWETFSALASSTSMKSRQLSSAANGAVTFFQQVQTVVLIVIGVYLIDAGDLSMGALIATVMLAGRATAPLGQVVGLALRFQQAKAALQSLNKLMAMPVDRDASREYLTKPVLTGQLTLKNIAFSYPAPPMQPNPPVLQGINLSIKPGERVAILGRIGSGKSTLLRVMARLYLPVSGQMFTDGLDVNQIDPADWRKAVGYVGQDARLFYGSLRENVMLGRPEASAEEFLRVLRLTGLDEVAARHPKGINLPIGEMGEGLSGGQRQLVSLARSLLARPSLLLLDEPTSAMDTQTEAQFLHHLQRATEGQTLVVVTHRPSLLGLVDRILVVDDGKVVADGPKDAILAAMSGNPRSATATASASGRPAPSMNLKSANKPQANVEAGQ, encoded by the coding sequence ATGTCTACCGATAGCATTTCTGTCGAATCAGGGAATGACAGCGCGGCGATGCCCGCTCCACAGCTCCAGATCGAAGACACTTTGCTGCAAAGTGTCTCGTGGCTATGCGATCACTTTGGCGTTGGCCGTTCACCCCAAGCACTCACTGCGGGCCTACCTAAGGTGGGCTTGCTCTCACCATCCCTTGCTCTGGCGAGCATGACTAATGCTGGCTTGTCTGCTGGATTGGTGGAGCGCCAAGTGCGTGCACTACCGGAGCAGTTGTTTCCAATCATTTTGCTGCGACAAGGTCGTGGCGGCTGCGTGTTGGTGGGCCGACGGCTCGATCCGAACTCAGAAGACAAACGCGCCTGCCTTTACCAGGTGATCCTGCCGGAAATCAGCACTGAGCCCGTGGAAATTCCCCAGGCCGAAATGGATGAGTTGTACGCAGGTTTCGCGATCCTGGCCAAGCGTACCGCGAAAGTTGACACCCGCGCCGGTGAAGAGACTGAGCGCCCGGCCGGGCATTGGCTGCTGAGCACTCTGTGGCGCTATCGTCGTTACTACCGCAGCGCTGCCATCGGCGCGGTACTGATCAACGTGCTGGCCCTGGCAAGCATCTTCTTCACCATGAATGTCTATGACCGCGTGGTGCCGAACCAGGCGTTCGTGACGTTGTGGTCGCTGGCCATCGGCGTCGTTGTGGCGATGGTGTTTGAAGCCATAGCCCGCTACGTACGGGCGCACCTGTTGGACCTGGCCGGCAAAAAGGCCGACCTCGTTCTGGGCACAATGTTGTTCCGTCAGGCGCTGTCGATCCAGATGGAACACAAACCGGCGTCATCGGGTTCGTTCGCCAACCAGTTGCGCGAGTTTGAATCGGTGCGTGACTTCGCCACTTCCGCGACGCTGGCGGCGATCTCCGACTTGCCGTTTGTGTTGATGTTCGTCGCGGTAATCTTTTTCGTCGGCGGGCCGTTGGGCTGGGTGCCCATGCTGCTGATCCCGCTGATCGTGCTGATCAGCGTCGGTATCCAGTGGCCACTGGCGCGCACCATGAAAGAAAACCTGCGCGAGTCGTCCCTCAAACAAGGCGTACTGATCGAGTCCATCGAAGGCCTTGAAACCCTCAAGGCCGTCGGCGGCGAAGCCTATATGCAACGGCGTTGGGAAACCTTCAGTGCCTTGGCGTCCAGCACGTCGATGAAGTCGCGCCAGCTGTCGAGTGCGGCCAACGGCGCCGTGACGTTTTTCCAGCAGGTGCAAACGGTGGTGCTGATCGTCATCGGCGTGTATTTGATCGATGCAGGCGACCTGTCCATGGGCGCATTGATTGCCACCGTGATGCTCGCCGGACGCGCGACAGCGCCGCTGGGTCAAGTCGTCGGGTTGGCGCTGCGCTTCCAGCAGGCGAAGGCGGCCTTGCAGTCGCTGAACAAATTGATGGCGATGCCGGTAGACCGAGACGCCAGCCGCGAGTACCTGACCAAACCGGTACTGACCGGCCAACTGACCCTGAAAAATATTGCTTTTTCCTACCCCGCACCGCCCATGCAACCTAATCCTCCGGTATTGCAGGGCATCAACCTGTCGATCAAGCCGGGTGAGCGCGTGGCGATTCTTGGGCGCATCGGCAGCGGCAAGTCGACCTTGTTGCGGGTGATGGCGCGGCTTTATCTGCCGGTCAGCGGGCAAATGTTCACGGATGGCCTGGACGTGAATCAGATCGACCCCGCCGATTGGCGCAAGGCGGTTGGCTACGTCGGCCAGGACGCACGGCTGTTCTACGGTTCGCTGCGCGAAAACGTAATGCTTGGCCGCCCCGAAGCGAGCGCCGAAGAGTTCTTGCGTGTGCTGCGCCTGACGGGCTTGGATGAGGTCGCTGCCCGTCATCCCAAAGGTATCAACCTGCCGATCGGTGAGATGGGCGAGGGCTTGTCCGGTGGCCAGCGTCAGTTGGTGTCCCTGGCCCGCAGCCTGTTGGCCCGCCCATCGCTGCTGTTGCTCGATGAGCCCACCAGCGCCATGGACACCCAGACCGAAGCACAGTTTTTGCACCACCTGCAACGCGCCACTGAAGGCCAGACCCTGGTGGTGGTAACCCATCGCCCGTCATTGCTCGGCTTGGTGGACCGCATTCTTGTCGTGGACGACGGCAAAGTCGTCGCCGATGGCCCCAAAGACGCGATTCTCGCCGCCATGAGCGGTAACCCCCGCAGCGCCACCGCCACGGCGTCTGCCAGCGGCCGCCCGGCACCGTCGATGAATTTGAAGTCGGCCAACAAACCCCAAGCCAATGTGGAGGCGGGCCAATGA
- a CDS encoding response regulator transcription factor: MDDHALIRDALKIRLSLEPDFKVAGVYSTSKALIEGLRDQEADLLVLDYQLTDGELDGLRLIQMVRGHYPNLRIVIFSSSERPATVNMSIRAGANGFVGKSQETDELLRAIRMVALDRIYLAPAMAAELDKLPIPQAVDIDQSFDGDKVLANHPELSPKESEVLRCCLEGMSVSQIATKFLRSRKTISGQKQAAFRKLGIRTDTELFKLQIHLKEV, translated from the coding sequence TTGGACGATCACGCGCTGATTAGAGATGCTTTGAAGATTCGGCTGTCGCTGGAACCTGACTTCAAGGTAGCCGGCGTTTACTCCACCAGTAAGGCGTTAATTGAGGGGTTACGCGATCAGGAAGCTGATTTGTTAGTGCTCGATTACCAACTGACTGATGGCGAGCTTGATGGGTTGCGGCTGATTCAAATGGTGCGAGGCCATTATCCCAATCTCAGGATTGTGATTTTCTCATCATCGGAACGCCCGGCAACCGTGAATATGAGTATTCGCGCAGGTGCCAACGGTTTTGTGGGCAAATCCCAGGAAACAGATGAGTTGTTGCGGGCCATCCGAATGGTGGCGCTCGACCGTATTTATCTGGCGCCAGCCATGGCGGCCGAGCTGGATAAGCTGCCTATTCCGCAGGCTGTGGATATTGATCAGTCTTTCGACGGGGACAAGGTACTGGCAAATCACCCAGAACTCTCCCCGAAGGAAAGCGAGGTGCTACGCTGCTGCTTGGAAGGGATGTCGGTGTCTCAGATCGCTACCAAGTTTCTGCGCAGTCGCAAGACCATCAGCGGACAAAAACAGGCAGCATTTCGAAAACTGGGTATCCGCACAGATACCGAGTTGTTCAAGTTACAAATACATTTGAAAGAAGTTTGA
- a CDS encoding response regulator transcription factor, with the protein MAHQILLVDDHPAVRMAVAHLLEAEGLHVAAQTDNGVDALRLLETLQPCTVILDIGIPGIDGLTVINRIVARNWAVKIIVLTGLEPGHMASRCLQSGAHGFVNKQSDLCELVNAVRAVHANYSYFPSQTCCSVGRVTGGEEQKKLESLSTRELRVLQHLAQGLSNKEIADRMLLSGKTISTYKSRLLYKLNATSVVELFVIAKRNNLT; encoded by the coding sequence ATGGCCCATCAAATACTACTCGTTGACGATCATCCCGCCGTACGCATGGCCGTCGCCCACCTATTGGAGGCAGAAGGCCTGCACGTTGCTGCTCAGACTGACAACGGCGTTGATGCATTGCGCCTGTTGGAAACACTACAGCCTTGTACGGTGATCCTTGATATCGGGATCCCTGGAATCGACGGTTTGACAGTTATCAACCGCATTGTGGCGCGCAATTGGGCCGTCAAAATCATTGTGCTGACGGGGCTCGAACCTGGCCACATGGCGTCTCGGTGCCTGCAAAGCGGCGCACATGGTTTCGTGAATAAGCAGAGTGATTTGTGCGAACTCGTAAATGCGGTAAGGGCGGTTCATGCCAACTACAGCTACTTTCCGAGCCAGACCTGTTGCTCGGTGGGCCGGGTAACCGGAGGCGAAGAACAGAAAAAACTGGAGAGCCTGTCAACCCGTGAGCTGAGGGTCTTACAGCATTTGGCTCAAGGCCTGAGTAATAAGGAAATTGCTGATCGCATGCTATTGAGTGGCAAAACGATCAGCACCTATAAGAGCCGCTTACTTTACAAACTCAATGCGACCTCGGTTGTGGAGCTATTTGTTATCGCAAAGCGCAATAATTTAACCTGA